One genomic region from Deltaproteobacteria bacterium encodes:
- a CDS encoding type II toxin-antitoxin system HicA family toxin encodes MAKYDDLALRILRGGSDANIRFDDLRHLLRRLGFAERIRGDHYIFTKDGVAEILNLQPIGRQAKPYQVKQVRGMLVKYRLAGGDDAK; translated from the coding sequence GTGGCCAAGTATGACGACCTCGCCCTGCGGATCTTGCGAGGTGGATCCGACGCGAATATCCGGTTTGATGACTTGCGGCACCTGCTTCGGCGCTTGGGCTTCGCGGAGCGGATTCGAGGGGATCACTACATCTTCACGAAGGATGGCGTCGCGGAGATCCTGAACCTGCAGCCCATAGGACGCCAGGCAAAGCCGTATCAGGTCAAACAGGTCCGGGGCATGTTGGTGAAGTATCGTCTGGCTGGAGGCGATGATGCGAAGTAA
- a CDS encoding addiction module protein has translation MKLTIPLDEMTTVEKLQAIDEIWADLQRVPEELPSPGWHADVLAAREHRVREGTSRFSDWDTAKARIREKA, from the coding sequence ATGAAACTGACGATACCGCTGGACGAGATGACCACGGTGGAGAAATTGCAGGCAATCGACGAAATCTGGGCTGACCTTCAGCGTGTGCCTGAGGAACTCCCTTCTCCCGGCTGGCATGCGGACGTGTTGGCGGCCCGCGAGCATCGCGTCCGCGAAGGCACGTCACGGTTCTCGGATTGGGACACGGCCAAGGCCAGGATTCGCGAGAAAGCATAA
- a CDS encoding DUF4926 domain-containing protein translates to MAQRKRALKVLDTVALLEDLPDRKLKRGEVGTVVETLAPDVYEVEFSDDDGRTYAELALRSDQLVLLHNRGEALRIVA, encoded by the coding sequence ATGGCCCAGCGAAAGAGAGCCCTCAAAGTACTCGATACTGTGGCACTACTCGAGGATCTCCCCGACCGGAAGCTCAAGCGGGGCGAGGTCGGCACGGTTGTGGAGACCCTCGCTCCGGACGTCTACGAAGTGGAGTTCAGTGATGATGACGGACGGACGTATGCGGAACTCGCATTGCGGAGTGATCAGCTGGTTCTCCTGCACAACCGGGGCGAAGCGTTGAGAATCGTGGCTTGA
- a CDS encoding type II toxin-antitoxin system HicB family antitoxin: MRSKWKYEVIIYWSDEDNAYVAEVPELPGCAADGPTYKQAVANVEVVIGEWIETARELGRTIPEPKGRLLYA, encoded by the coding sequence ATGCGAAGTAAGTGGAAATACGAAGTCATCATTTACTGGAGCGACGAAGACAACGCATACGTTGCCGAGGTTCCCGAGCTGCCGGGCTGCGCCGCCGACGGCCCGACTTACAAGCAGGCTGTCGCAAACGTCGAGGTGGTCATTGGCGAGTGGATCGAAACGGCGCGGGAGCTGGGACGCACCATCCCGGAGCCAAAGGGCCGGTTGCTGTATGCCTGA
- a CDS encoding type II toxin-antitoxin system PemK/MazF family toxin: MSKAKRGEVWIVDLGLAAKVRLCLVLSVPASDQERSLVTAVAHTTSPRGGRFEVAVRALFLKGGVFDAQNLVTIPDAKLIRCAGTLRPEDLAAIEGAVRAWLGL, encoded by the coding sequence ATGAGTAAGGCAAAGCGAGGCGAGGTCTGGATTGTTGACCTGGGCCTGGCGGCAAAGGTGCGGCTATGTTTGGTTCTCAGTGTCCCGGCGAGCGATCAGGAGCGCTCGTTAGTGACGGCTGTGGCGCACACCACGAGCCCTCGTGGCGGTCGGTTCGAGGTTGCGGTACGGGCCTTGTTTCTCAAGGGTGGCGTCTTCGATGCGCAAAACCTGGTAACCATCCCAGACGCCAAGCTGATCCGGTGCGCCGGTACGCTTAGACCGGAAGATCTCGCAGCGATTGAGGGCGCGGTGCGTGCGTGGCTTGGACTATGA
- a CDS encoding addiction module protein, which yields MTTTVEQLAEQAMSLPTESRARLADLLVESLDANDLGRIDRLWAAEAIRRRDEVRAGRVQTIPGDEALRTVRDAVRR from the coding sequence ATGACGACAACTGTGGAACAGCTGGCGGAACAGGCAATGAGCCTGCCGACCGAATCGCGGGCACGACTGGCAGATCTTCTCGTGGAGAGCCTAGACGCCAATGACCTTGGGCGCATCGATCGGCTGTGGGCCGCCGAGGCCATACGCAGGCGGGACGAAGTGCGCGCGGGGCGCGTGCAGACGATTCCCGGCGACGAGGCGCTTCGCACGGTGCGTGACGCCGTGCGGCGATGA